The Patescibacteria group bacterium genome includes a window with the following:
- a CDS encoding zinc ABC transporter ATP-binding protein, with protein MTKILEVRNLEVALDGQKIIENLSFDLFEGEILTILGPNGAGKSVLIKTILGLIPHKGSIVWHKKVKVGYLPQGLTQLSLKNYPITVEDFFRLKDKKIKREEIIRQLEILDLKENIIDKVVGKLSGGQFQRMLIAWVLISKPKIIFFDEPTTGIDTSGEETIYSLLKKLKDKEKISIILITHDLSLVYKNSDNVLCISKRGHSCYGKPKQILTPQTLEEIYSEEVKAYKHNE; from the coding sequence ATGACAAAAATTTTGGAAGTAAGAAATTTAGAAGTAGCTCTTGATGGACAAAAAATAATAGAAAACTTATCATTTGACCTCTTTGAAGGGGAAATTTTGACAATTCTCGGCCCAAATGGTGCCGGTAAAAGTGTTCTTATTAAGACAATCTTGGGATTGATTCCACACAAAGGAAGCATTGTATGGCATAAAAAAGTAAAAGTCGGCTATTTGCCCCAAGGACTAACCCAACTTTCGCTTAAAAACTACCCCATCACTGTAGAAGATTTCTTTAGACTCAAGGATAAAAAAATAAAAAGAGAGGAAATAATAAGGCAGTTGGAAATACTAGATTTAAAAGAAAATATTATCGATAAGGTCGTGGGTAAATTGTCAGGAGGGCAGTTTCAACGAATGTTAATAGCTTGGGTTTTAATATCTAAACCCAAAATCATCTTCTTTGACGAACCAACAACAGGAATAGACACAAGTGGGGAAGAAACAATCTATTCGCTCCTTAAAAAATTAAAAGACAAGGAAAAAATATCAATAATTCTAATAACCCACGACCTAAGCCTTGTTTATAAAAACTCAGACAATGTTTTGTGCATAAGCAAAAGGGGTCATTCTTGCTATGGCAAACCAAAACAAATATTAACCCCTCAAACACTTGAGGAAATATACAGCGAGGAAGTAAAAGCCTATAAACACAATGAATAA
- the mtsB gene encoding membrane protein: protein MNNQLILTITSAIFISSVSAYIGTLMLSRKMSVITDPLAHLAFPGVTIALILGIEISVGIFPFIILGAIIIWLLEKRTKLPIENLSAIIFAIGVGTALLFLPIEEAEEALVGIIDKINLNQTFLILFLSLIGFVVSAKIYPKVMLINIDEDLAKAEKIDVDKYNLIYLLIVALVIGLGVYLVGGLITAALIAIPAATAKNISNNLSLYKTTAIICGILSSVIGILAAHFFSLPTGPMIIVISVILFIISLLLKK, encoded by the coding sequence ATGAATAATCAGCTTATCTTAACTATAACAAGCGCTATTTTTATAAGTTCTGTTTCTGCTTATATTGGAACATTAATGCTTTCAAGGAAAATGTCTGTGATTACAGACCCTCTTGCCCATCTTGCTTTTCCGGGCGTTACAATTGCTCTTATTTTGGGAATCGAAATATCGGTTGGCATTTTCCCCTTTATTATTCTTGGGGCAATAATCATCTGGCTTCTTGAAAAAAGAACAAAACTTCCAATAGAAAATCTTTCTGCAATTATATTTGCAATAGGAGTGGGCACTGCTTTGCTGTTTTTGCCTATTGAAGAGGCGGAGGAAGCGCTGGTGGGAATAATCGACAAAATAAACCTAAATCAAACTTTTTTAATATTGTTTTTGAGCTTAATTGGATTTGTTGTCAGCGCAAAAATCTACCCCAAAGTGATGTTAATAAACATAGATGAAGATCTTGCCAAAGCAGAAAAAATAGATGTAGACAAATATAATTTAATTTATCTTCTAATAGTAGCACTTGTAATAGGGCTTGGGGTTTACTTGGTGGGAGGACTGATAACAGCTGCTTTAATTGCCATTCCTGCTGCAACAGCTAAAAACATAAGCAACAACTTAAGTCTTTACAAAACCACCGCCATAATCTGCGGCATATTATCATCCGTAATTGGAATTCTTGCTGCTCATTTTTTTAGTCTTCCGACAGGTCCAATGATAATTGTAATCAGTGTAATATTATTTATAATCTCACTCTTACTGAAGAAATAA
- the rarA gene encoding ATPase AAA, translating into MDKPLAEILRPQKIEEFVGQKHLVGKNGIIRILLKDKSANFPSLIFWGSPGVGKTTLARIIAKSLKRDYFEFSAVSSSIKEVENIVKKEEKSPVIVIDEIHRFNKSQQAKFLPWVETGKIILIGATTENPSFEVIAPLLSRTKVLVFSQLEKNELKKIAQKGLNFLKAKIKKDALDFLIEGSSGDGRILLNTLEVAKNLLPKNQEAINISTVEQAFQKRQLFFDKKGEEYYNLISAFIKSMRASDVDAALYYLARMVESGQDPLYIARRMIIFASEDVATPTALVVANSVFQACHEVGLPECQENLAAGAVYLATAKKDRSAYEAYMRALDDVRRFGHLPVPLKIRNPVTKLMKDLKYGKGYEKYTKDSLLPDKLKGKRYYFKKENDSRV; encoded by the coding sequence ATGGACAAACCTTTAGCTGAAATACTTAGACCGCAGAAAATCGAGGAATTTGTCGGACAAAAACATTTGGTTGGCAAAAACGGAATTATAAGAATTCTGCTTAAGGATAAAAGCGCCAACTTTCCATCGCTAATCTTTTGGGGATCACCTGGTGTTGGTAAAACAACACTGGCAAGAATTATTGCCAAAAGCTTAAAGAGAGACTATTTTGAATTTTCAGCAGTTTCCTCATCAATCAAAGAGGTAGAAAATATAGTCAAAAAAGAAGAAAAATCACCAGTCATAGTGATTGATGAAATACATAGATTCAACAAATCCCAGCAAGCAAAATTCTTACCTTGGGTTGAAACAGGAAAAATAATCTTAATCGGAGCAACCACAGAAAATCCGTCATTTGAGGTTATCGCTCCGCTTCTTTCAAGAACCAAGGTTTTGGTTTTCAGCCAGCTTGAGAAAAATGAACTTAAAAAAATCGCTCAAAAGGGACTTAATTTTCTCAAAGCAAAAATAAAAAAAGACGCATTAGACTTTCTAATTGAAGGCTCAAGTGGTGACGGCAGAATTCTGCTTAACACTCTTGAGGTTGCCAAAAACCTTCTTCCCAAAAATCAAGAAGCAATAAACATTTCAACTGTCGAACAAGCCTTTCAAAAAAGACAACTATTTTTTGATAAAAAAGGGGAAGAATACTATAACCTAATTTCTGCCTTTATCAAATCAATGAGGGCTTCTGATGTCGATGCCGCACTTTATTATTTAGCAAGAATGGTTGAATCAGGGCAAGATCCTTTGTACATAGCAAGAAGGATGATTATTTTTGCCAGTGAAGATGTGGCAACACCAACTGCCCTAGTTGTTGCCAATTCTGTCTTCCAAGCTTGTCATGAGGTAGGACTACCCGAATGTCAAGAAAATTTAGCTGCAGGAGCAGTTTATTTGGCAACTGCCAAAAAAGACAGGAGTGCATACGAAGCATACATGAGAGCACTGGATGATGTTCGTCGCTTTGGTCACCTTCCGGTCCCGCTTAAAATAAGAAATCCAGTAACAAAATTAATGAAAGATCTAAAATATGGCAAAGGTTACGAAAAATACACAAAAGATTCTCTACTACCTGACAAATTAAAAGGAAAGAGGTATTATTTCAAAAAAGAAAATGACAGCAGAGTTTAA
- the rsmA gene encoding ribosomal RNA small subunit methyltransferase A, whose protein sequence is MSERGGIERGGRELWQSQNFLRRPEFVASLVERTDITRDDLVIEIGPGKGIITQQLARRARRVIAVEIDKGLAGNLRASFQNSPNVEIVEADFLKWWLPREPYKVFSNIPFNMTADIVRRLTEDRNPPLVAYLIMQDKAAFRFMGRPKDSQTSILLKPWFEVEIVANIDRREFTPVPKINAVLAKFRKREQPLVKPEFCQWFRDFVVYGYNQWKPTILDAFREVFSPKQRNILERELRIRGARPSDLTLEQWLKLFETFCVYVPSDKKEVVKGAEERLKRQQGSLKKRHRTR, encoded by the coding sequence GTGTCTGAAAGAGGTGGTATCGAGCGGGGAGGTCGTGAACTATGGCAGTCACAGAACTTTCTGAGAAGGCCAGAGTTTGTAGCAAGTCTAGTAGAAAGAACTGATATAACCCGTGACGACCTTGTTATTGAAATAGGTCCTGGGAAAGGGATAATTACTCAGCAATTAGCACGCAGAGCTAGAAGAGTAATAGCAGTTGAGATAGACAAGGGATTGGCAGGAAACCTTCGAGCCTCTTTCCAGAATTCACCCAATGTTGAAATTGTTGAAGCTGATTTCTTGAAATGGTGGTTGCCAAGAGAACCTTATAAAGTTTTTTCCAATATTCCTTTTAATATGACTGCCGATATTGTCAGAAGACTTACAGAAGACAGAAACCCTCCACTAGTTGCCTACTTAATTATGCAAGATAAAGCAGCATTTCGTTTTATGGGGAGGCCAAAAGATTCACAAACATCAATTTTATTAAAACCATGGTTTGAAGTAGAAATAGTAGCAAACATAGATAGGAGAGAATTTACCCCAGTTCCTAAAATAAATGCAGTTCTTGCAAAGTTTAGAAAAAGAGAGCAGCCTTTAGTTAAACCTGAGTTTTGCCAATGGTTCAGAGATTTTGTTGTTTATGGATATAATCAGTGGAAACCTACAATACTTGATGCGTTTAGAGAAGTATTTAGTCCAAAACAGAGGAATATTTTAGAAAGAGAGCTGAGAATTAGAGGTGCAAGACCCTCTGATTTAACACTTGAACAGTGGCTTAAACTATTTGAAACATTTTGTGTTTATGTACCTTCTGATAAAAAAGAAGTTGTTAAGGGGGCTGAAGAAAGACTGAAGAGACAGCAAGGAAGCTTAAAGAAACGGCATAGAACTAGATAG
- a CDS encoding ECF subfamily RNA polymerase sigma factor — MENIEKLSDEKIVELVRKKDKELFAHIIRRYSNKLTRYATYLIGDEDKAADVVQNSFIKAYINLNSFNTKKKFSSYIYRIVHNESINLIKKEKKHISLDGKIEIESNDNLEEEFGKKEIKKQVNKCLNKMPIIYREILSLSFLEEKTYEEISDILRIPKGTVGTRINRAKALMKKICKQERI; from the coding sequence ATGGAAAACATAGAAAAACTATCAGACGAAAAAATAGTAGAACTTGTTCGGAAAAAAGACAAAGAATTATTTGCCCATATAATTAGGCGTTATAGCAACAAACTAACAAGATATGCTACCTATCTGATTGGGGATGAAGATAAAGCTGCTGATGTTGTTCAAAACTCATTTATCAAAGCCTATATAAACTTAAATAGTTTTAACACAAAAAAGAAATTCAGCAGCTATATTTATAGAATTGTACATAACGAATCAATTAACCTTATTAAAAAAGAGAAAAAACATATTTCTCTTGATGGAAAAATTGAAATTGAAAGCAATGATAATCTTGAAGAAGAATTTGGCAAAAAAGAAATAAAAAAACAGGTAAATAAATGCTTAAACAAAATGCCTATTATCTATAGGGAGATTTTGTCACTTTCATTTCTAGAGGAAAAAACTTATGAAGAAATAAGTGATATTTTAAGAATACCTAAAGGAACTGTTGGCACTCGAATAAATCGTGCCAAAGCTTTAATGAAAAAAATATGCAAGCAAGAAAGAATATAA
- a CDS encoding membrane protein: MDIFLPLQKFADFLTFGVLRLERGSHLSDSVNFFVYDSLKIFILLLLINYLMAAIRFYIPTEKIRDFLTKRKWCGLDYLLASFFGVITPFCSCSSIPLFVGFLSAGIPLGVTLSFLITSPLVNEASIAVFIGLFGMKITFLYVLAGVLVGVVGGIVLGKMGLEKEIDENIRLLIEKSKSNASYEINKNKFPVNILLKRFWKESWDLTRKIFVYVLIGVGVGAFIHGYVPMGFFETYLKNASWWSVPVAAILAVPLYSNAVGVIPVMEALVQKGVPFGTALSFMMATVGLSFPEALILKRAMKIKLLVAFFVVVTLGIISIGYIFNSFSVKI; this comes from the coding sequence ATGGATATTTTTTTGCCTTTACAAAAATTTGCAGATTTTTTGACCTTTGGTGTTTTGAGACTTGAAAGAGGATCTCATCTTTCAGATAGTGTTAATTTTTTTGTTTATGATTCTTTGAAGATATTTATTCTTCTTTTACTTATTAACTATTTAATGGCAGCTATTCGTTTTTATATTCCAACCGAGAAAATTCGCGATTTTCTGACCAAGAGAAAATGGTGTGGACTTGATTATCTTCTTGCTTCTTTTTTTGGAGTGATTACTCCTTTTTGTTCTTGTTCTTCTATTCCTCTTTTTGTTGGCTTTCTTTCGGCAGGTATTCCTCTTGGGGTTACGCTTTCTTTTTTGATTACATCGCCTCTTGTTAACGAGGCTTCTATTGCTGTTTTTATTGGTCTTTTTGGTATGAAAATTACTTTTCTGTATGTCTTGGCTGGGGTTTTGGTTGGGGTGGTTGGAGGTATTGTTTTGGGAAAGATGGGTTTGGAAAAGGAGATTGATGAGAATATCCGCTTACTAATCGAGAAATCAAAATCTAATGCTTCTTATGAAATAAATAAAAATAAATTTCCTGTTAATATCCTCTTGAAGAGATTCTGGAAGGAGAGTTGGGATTTGACCAGGAAGATTTTTGTTTACGTGTTAATTGGTGTTGGTGTTGGGGCTTTTATTCATGGTTATGTGCCGATGGGATTTTTTGAGACTTATCTTAAAAATGCTTCTTGGTGGTCAGTGCCAGTAGCTGCGATTTTGGCCGTTCCTTTGTATTCCAATGCAGTGGGTGTAATTCCTGTAATGGAGGCTCTTGTGCAAAAGGGCGTTCCTTTTGGGACGGCTCTGTCTTTTATGATGGCTACAGTTGGTCTTTCTTTCCCTGAGGCATTGATTCTAAAAAGAGCAATGAAAATAAAACTTCTTGTTGCCTTTTTTGTTGTAGTCACTCTAGGGATAATCTCAATAGGTTATATATTTAATAGTTTTTCTGTTAAAATTTAG
- the xseA gene encoding exodeoxyribonuclease 7 large subunit: protein MEVKDKIFKVSEFNEFINLYLGQVGEVTIEGEIAEIRVRDNKWIFATIKDENSSVDIFAITYQISGYSIFEPGMLVHIYGQPRLYQKTGRFSVFANKIVPAGEGALRVAFEKLKEKLESEGLFSQDRKRKIKDFPERIGLITAKGSAAYGDFLKVLRARMGGIKIYFYPVLVQGKDSADSIIRAFDYFNQKLPDLDALVLVRGGGSLEDLQSFNDEKLARAIFSSKIPVVCGIGHEQDLTIADLVADLRASTPSNAAELLVRKRDEVWKEVFHLTRILESSLNHLLWELKGDLGRKISVLERAISNRIYVAARVKDRILSQFYLLSSTLSDLSKERIYLTKRISRSLLYLMVSEKEKFNSLVRHFSSFDIKRVLARGFSLTFGEDGKVIRSIQSVNQDSLITTNLVDGKISSKVLKLKGYE, encoded by the coding sequence ATGGAAGTCAAAGATAAAATTTTTAAGGTCAGTGAATTCAATGAGTTTATTAATCTTTATTTGGGTCAGGTGGGCGAGGTAACAATTGAGGGTGAGATAGCGGAAATAAGAGTAAGGGATAATAAGTGGATTTTTGCCACTATTAAAGATGAAAACTCAAGTGTTGATATTTTTGCCATTACTTATCAAATTTCAGGATACAGCATTTTTGAGCCGGGAATGTTGGTTCATATTTATGGCCAGCCAAGGCTTTATCAGAAGACTGGTCGTTTTTCTGTTTTTGCCAACAAAATTGTACCTGCGGGCGAAGGGGCGCTAAGAGTTGCTTTTGAGAAGTTAAAGGAAAAACTTGAAAGTGAGGGATTATTTAGTCAAGATCGCAAAAGAAAGATAAAAGATTTTCCCGAGAGAATAGGTTTGATTACAGCCAAAGGTTCTGCTGCTTATGGTGATTTTTTGAAAGTCTTGAGGGCAAGGATGGGTGGAATAAAGATTTATTTTTATCCGGTTTTAGTTCAAGGAAAAGATTCTGCTGATTCAATAATTCGTGCTTTTGATTATTTTAATCAAAAATTGCCAGATCTTGATGCTTTGGTTTTAGTCAGGGGAGGTGGTTCTTTAGAAGATTTACAATCTTTCAATGACGAGAAGTTGGCAAGAGCTATTTTTTCAAGCAAGATTCCTGTAGTTTGTGGGATTGGGCATGAACAGGATTTGACAATTGCTGATTTGGTGGCAGATTTGCGTGCTTCGACTCCTTCAAATGCCGCTGAACTCTTGGTTAGAAAAAGAGATGAAGTTTGGAAGGAGGTTTTTCATTTAACAAGAATTTTGGAATCTTCTTTAAATCATCTTTTGTGGGAATTGAAGGGTGATTTGGGAAGAAAGATATCAGTTTTGGAAAGGGCAATTTCTAACCGTATTTATGTTGCCGCTCGTGTCAAAGATAGAATCTTAAGCCAGTTTTATTTACTAAGTAGTACTTTGAGTGATTTATCAAAGGAAAGAATTTATTTAACTAAGAGGATCTCTCGTTCGCTTTTATATCTTATGGTAAGTGAAAAAGAGAAATTCAATTCTTTAGTGAGGCATTTTTCCTCTTTTGACATAAAAAGGGTGTTAGCCCGCGGTTTTAGTCTTACTTTTGGAGAGGATGGAAAAGTTATAAGGTCTATTCAAAGTGTTAATCAGGATTCACTGATTACAACCAATCTTGTTGATGGTAAAATATCGTCAAAGGTTTTAAAATTGAAAGGCTATGAATAA
- a CDS encoding thioredoxin family protein encodes MKIQVLGSGCSTCEGLYEMVKTAAKELGIKEEVEYLTGDKGIQKIMEFGIMQSPVLVINDKPVMVGFTTDISEIKKIIQESIKS; translated from the coding sequence ATGAAAATTCAAGTTTTGGGTTCTGGTTGTTCAACTTGTGAGGGTTTGTATGAGATGGTTAAAACTGCCGCAAAAGAGCTTGGAATAAAGGAAGAGGTTGAATATTTAACCGGTGATAAAGGGATTCAGAAAATAATGGAATTTGGAATAATGCAATCGCCAGTTTTAGTTATTAACGATAAGCCTGTGATGGTGGGTTTTACAACTGATATTTCTGAAATCAAAAAGATTATTCAAGAATCAATTAAATCTTAA